A section of the Falco biarmicus isolate bFalBia1 chromosome 3, bFalBia1.pri, whole genome shotgun sequence genome encodes:
- the PTAFR gene encoding platelet-activating factor receptor: protein MCPLSTTMSGKGKGGAEGSADSYISCHIDSEFRYNLFTVFYSIIFILGFVANCYVLWIFSRIYPTKKLNEIKIFMVNLTVADLLFLVTMPMWIVYYHHHGDWIMPEFLCNVAGCLFFVNTYSSVAFLMVITYNRYQAVTNPIKAAQFTTQRRGIYLSAAIWIIIVGSSLYYLFDNNTNQEEMDSKNFTRCFEHYSSSGSVSAVLAIHVIICILFYIIFLFILGWNIIIIRTLFSKSMQPRKSAHVKQRALWMVCTVLAVFVISFVPHHIVHLPWTLTVLEQWKKEDCQLRQQLNDAHQVTLCLLSTNCMLDPIIYCFLTKKFQKHLSENLKSMKGSRKCSKQTTDTVIEGTIHREDSIRI, encoded by the coding sequence ATGTGCCCACTCAGCACCACAATGTCTGGAAAGGGTAAAGGTGGTGCTGAAGGCAGTGCTGATTCCTACATTTCATGCCACATAGACTCTGAATTTCGCTACAACCTCTTCACTGTTTTCTACAGCATCATTTTCATTCTGGGCTTTGTTGCCAACTGCTATGTGCTCTGGATTTTCAGCCGTATTTACCCCACCAAGAAACTCAATGAAATCAAGATATTCATGGTGAACCTGACAGTGGCTGACCTGCTCTTCTTGGTTACGATGCCAATGTGGATTGTTTACTATCACCACCACGGAGACTGGATCATGCCTGAATTCCTCTGTAATGTGGctggctgtttattttttgttaacaCCTACTCTTCTGTTGCCTTTCTGATGGTCATCACATATAACCGTTACCAAGCTGTGACTAATCCCATCAAAGCTGCTCAGTTTACCACCCAGAGAAGGGGTATCTACTTGTCAGCGGCTATATGGATCATAATAGTGGGCAGCTCTTTGTATTACCTTTTTGACAACAATACTAATCAGGAGGAGATGGACTCAAAGAATTTCACGCGGTGCTTTGAGCACTACAGCTCTTCTGGCAGTGTTTCAGCTGTTCTCGCCATTCATGTCATCATCTGTATCCTCTTCTatatcattttccttttcatactAGGCTGgaacatcatcatcatcaggaCTCTGTTCTCCAAATCAATGCAGCCACGGAAGAGTGCTCATGTCAAGCAAAGAGCGCTCTGGATGGTTTGCACAGTGCTGGCTGTGTTCGTCATAAGCTTTGTCCCTCATCACATAGTGCACCTGCCCTGGACCTTAACTGTGCTGGAGCAGTGGAAGAAGGAAGACTGTCAGCTGCGCCAACAACTCAATGATGCTCACCAGGTGACTCTGTGCCTTTTGAGCACCAACTGCATGTTGGACCCTATCATCTACTGCTTCCTCACCAAGAAATTCCAGAAGCATCTTTCAGAAAACCTGAAGAGCATGAAAGGGAGTCGCAAATGCTCCAAGCAAACCACAGACACAGTGATTGAGGGCACCATCCACCGAGAAGACTCCATCAGGATCTAG